From Gloeocapsopsis sp. IPPAS B-1203, one genomic window encodes:
- a CDS encoding GNAT family N-acetyltransferase, with protein MNTPVVKLKRSQIDAASEVLAQAFNNDPMFRYFALEDEPARLDLINWVAKTILRYSQHYNHIYTTQDDLKGIAVWLPPGKYPLNDLRLLLSGLYRIPPKLRFNRFRQLIALYSKIEEYHQQDLPEKHWYLNMLGVSPAYQSQGVGSLLLQPILKQADQEKLPCYLETSTEKGVRFYQKQGFQVLRSGTFLEMNLSYWTLKREPQ; from the coding sequence ATGAATACACCAGTAGTTAAGTTAAAGCGATCGCAAATTGATGCAGCAAGCGAAGTTTTAGCCCAAGCATTCAACAATGATCCGATGTTTAGATACTTTGCATTAGAAGACGAACCAGCAAGGTTAGATCTGATCAACTGGGTGGCAAAAACAATCTTGCGCTACAGCCAACACTACAACCACATCTACACAACGCAAGACGACCTAAAAGGAATTGCCGTATGGCTACCACCAGGAAAATACCCACTCAACGATTTACGATTACTCCTATCTGGATTATATAGAATTCCTCCTAAACTGCGTTTCAATAGATTCAGACAACTAATCGCCCTCTACTCCAAGATTGAAGAATACCATCAACAAGATCTACCGGAAAAACACTGGTATCTAAATATGCTAGGCGTTTCACCCGCATATCAAAGCCAAGGAGTTGGTAGTTTACTACTACAGCCAATCCTCAAGCAAGCAGATCAAGAAAAACTCCCCTGCTACCTAGAAACCTCTACCGAAAAAGGTGTGCGCTTTTATCAAAAACAGGGCTTTCAAGTACTGCGATCCGGTACATTCCTAGAAATGAATCTCTCCTACTGGACACTCAAACGAGAACCGCAATAG
- a CDS encoding DevA family ABC transporter ATP-binding protein gives MHPVISIKSLNHYFGEGTLRKQVLSDINLEIQAGEIVIMTGPSGSGKTTLLTLMGGLRSAQEGSLKILNQEMCGASKRQLIEIRRNVGYIFQAHNLMTFLTAKQNVRMSLELHDEMLNQNLDAKAIAMLEAVGLGDRVDYYPEKLSGGQKQRTAIARALISRPKIVLADEPTAALDKKSGRDVVEIMQKLVREQGSTILLVTHDNRILDIADRILYMEDGCLVNKQLV, from the coding sequence ATGCATCCTGTTATTTCTATCAAAAGCCTCAACCATTACTTTGGTGAAGGAACGCTGCGCAAACAAGTTTTATCTGACATCAATTTGGAGATTCAAGCAGGTGAAATTGTGATAATGACAGGACCTTCTGGTTCTGGTAAAACAACTTTGCTAACGCTAATGGGTGGACTAAGATCTGCACAGGAAGGCAGTTTAAAAATTCTCAATCAAGAAATGTGTGGTGCTAGTAAACGGCAATTAATTGAGATTCGGCGCAATGTTGGCTATATTTTTCAAGCACACAATTTAATGACATTTCTCACTGCAAAACAAAACGTACGGATGTCTCTAGAGTTGCATGATGAGATGTTGAATCAAAATTTAGATGCAAAGGCGATTGCCATGTTAGAAGCTGTAGGTTTAGGCGATCGCGTCGATTATTATCCCGAAAAGCTATCAGGAGGACAAAAACAAAGAACTGCGATCGCTCGTGCTTTAATTAGTCGTCCAAAAATTGTTTTAGCCGATGAACCTACCGCTGCACTTGATAAAAAATCTGGGCGCGATGTTGTCGAAATTATGCAAAAGTTAGTTAGAGAGCAGGGATCAACAATTTTACTTGTAACTCACGATAACCGCATTTTAGATATTGCCGATCGCATTCTCTACATGGAAGATGGATGTTTAGTTAATAAACAACTTGTGTAA
- a CDS encoding ABC transporter substrate-binding protein, giving the protein MTNVNVQLSFLFQSLDAPLVLAINKGYFAEAGLNVTYERGFGNVDTISKLGAGAFDIAFSDIYNTLEFNDKNPNDKIIAVAVPFNKAPFAVLTLDQAIASPQNLAGKTLGAPAGDGPRKLFPLFAKETGVDPNSVTWTTMEPRLRETFLLQGKVDAISAFSTSALPSLLKGGKSMEDIQVFYYNDFGLDFYGNAILAKESFIQQNPEVIRGFVKAYLRGMQDTLKDPNAALDAVVAADQSKLIDREAEKVRLQVALNDLIITPEAESLGLGAVDPQRLQTSITQTVEGFGLKSQPTVTDIFTDEFLPPKEERILPPQNERQPLS; this is encoded by the coding sequence TTGACAAATGTCAATGTTCAGCTATCTTTTCTGTTTCAAAGTTTGGATGCACCCTTAGTTCTTGCTATCAATAAAGGGTATTTTGCCGAAGCAGGATTGAATGTTACCTACGAGCGAGGATTTGGCAACGTAGACACAATTAGTAAGCTTGGTGCAGGTGCATTTGATATTGCTTTTAGCGATATTTATAATACGCTGGAATTTAATGACAAAAATCCCAACGATAAAATCATAGCAGTTGCCGTTCCTTTTAATAAAGCACCTTTTGCCGTTCTCACTTTGGATCAGGCGATCGCCTCACCACAAAATTTAGCAGGTAAAACCCTCGGTGCACCAGCTGGGGATGGTCCGCGCAAATTATTTCCGCTATTTGCCAAAGAAACAGGAGTCGATCCAAATTCAGTTACTTGGACAACGATGGAACCAAGACTGCGCGAAACATTTCTCCTCCAAGGGAAAGTAGACGCCATTAGTGCTTTTTCGACTTCAGCTTTACCATCTTTACTCAAAGGTGGAAAAAGCATGGAAGATATTCAAGTTTTTTACTACAATGACTTTGGCTTAGACTTTTATGGCAACGCTATTTTAGCTAAAGAAAGTTTTATTCAACAAAATCCTGAAGTTATTCGCGGTTTTGTCAAAGCATATCTTAGAGGAATGCAAGATACCCTGAAAGATCCCAATGCAGCTTTAGATGCAGTTGTTGCAGCAGATCAAAGCAAATTAATTGATCGCGAAGCAGAGAAAGTTCGGTTACAAGTCGCACTTAATGACTTAATTATTACTCCTGAAGCAGAATCTCTTGGTTTAGGTGCAGTCGATCCACAGCGGTTACAAACATCAATTACACAAACAGTCGAGGGTTTTGGGTTAAAAAGTCAACCAACGGTTACAGATATCTTTACTGATGAGTTTTTACCACCCAAAGAAGAACGTATTTTACCACCACAAAATGAGCGACAACCGTTGTCTTAA
- a CDS encoding 5'-methylthioadenosine/S-adenosylhomocysteine nucleosidase, giving the protein MKNQKLNFHPRCFYLLVWLLVSVALPFSRTNATPIQGKCDARTDRKPRYALISAFSGEADRFISEMRRNNSENRYEGCVVINGHRFSKGRLRGKDVVVVLTNISLVNATMVTQLTLDKFRISNIIFSGIAGGVGGVGANDDDPNTPNETPIGSVIIPKRWGFHQEMYFNNTAETVPCAAIPGLQLNHVLQDPIQEAATCNFLFGIATQPGQANQETLFQPDAKNAFFRDTNVSSDNTPQYYLDRNNLQQLRQVPFPGIPASENQELKFWFLVDRQMYKTARKLNVELLDCPQVDQLGRCTTTPLVPPQLIVGQNGLSGSTFVDNEQYRRFVANTLNFDENGDRNEDTDVLVLDMETTASAMVAYSNNVPFIAVRSVSDLAGGSESAAVQLNTFFAVAAENQARVVLALLDAL; this is encoded by the coding sequence GTGAAAAATCAAAAACTCAATTTCCATCCGCGTTGCTTTTATCTATTAGTTTGGCTTCTTGTTAGTGTCGCCCTACCCTTTAGCCGCACAAACGCCACACCAATTCAAGGAAAATGCGATGCAAGAACTGATCGAAAACCGAGATATGCTTTAATTTCTGCTTTTTCTGGAGAAGCCGATCGATTTATTAGTGAAATGCGCCGCAATAACAGCGAGAACCGCTATGAAGGCTGTGTCGTTATTAATGGTCATCGCTTTAGTAAGGGAAGATTGCGCGGTAAAGACGTTGTTGTTGTATTAACGAACATTAGCTTAGTTAATGCAACGATGGTTACGCAACTCACTCTTGATAAATTTAGAATAAGCAATATTATTTTTAGTGGTATTGCTGGTGGAGTTGGTGGAGTTGGTGCAAACGATGACGATCCCAACACTCCTAATGAAACACCTATTGGATCTGTCATTATTCCCAAACGTTGGGGTTTTCATCAAGAAATGTATTTTAATAACACTGCTGAAACTGTCCCCTGTGCAGCTATACCAGGACTTCAGCTAAATCACGTATTACAAGATCCTATCCAAGAAGCCGCAACGTGCAATTTTCTCTTTGGAATTGCAACGCAACCAGGACAAGCTAACCAAGAAACACTTTTTCAACCGGATGCAAAAAACGCATTTTTCCGCGATACTAACGTTAGTTCTGATAATACTCCACAGTACTACTTAGACAGAAATAACTTGCAACAACTGCGCCAAGTTCCCTTTCCAGGGATACCTGCATCAGAGAATCAAGAATTGAAGTTTTGGTTTTTAGTCGATCGACAGATGTATAAAACAGCGCGTAAACTTAATGTTGAGTTGCTAGATTGTCCGCAAGTCGATCAATTAGGTAGATGTACGACAACTCCTCTGGTTCCACCACAGTTAATTGTTGGTCAAAATGGATTGTCAGGTTCTACCTTTGTTGATAATGAGCAGTATCGGCGATTTGTTGCAAATACACTTAACTTTGACGAAAATGGCGATCGCAACGAAGATACAGATGTCTTAGTCCTCGATATGGAAACTACAGCTTCGGCAATGGTGGCATATTCTAACAATGTACCGTTTATTGCAGTACGCAGTGTTTCTGACTTAGCCGGTGGAAGTGAATCAGCAGCAGTACAACTTAATACTTTCTTTGCTGTTGCTGCCGAAAATCAAGCACGAGTTGTTTTAGCGTTACTAGACGCGCTGTAG
- a CDS encoding four helix bundle protein, giving the protein MGRPDFESLDVYRLAEGLANQVWQVVKHWDTFAKDTVGKQIVRAADSICANIAEGRGRYNFKDNQRFVKIARGSLYETISWLRLAYTRQLINGEQSVKLKQIIDELSPKLNAYLRSLEDR; this is encoded by the coding sequence ATGGGAAGACCTGATTTTGAAAGTCTGGATGTGTACAGATTGGCTGAAGGTTTAGCAAATCAAGTTTGGCAAGTTGTTAAACATTGGGATACTTTTGCTAAAGACACTGTAGGAAAACAAATTGTGAGAGCGGCGGATAGTATTTGTGCTAATATCGCTGAGGGAAGAGGTCGCTACAATTTTAAAGACAATCAACGGTTTGTTAAAATTGCTAGAGGTTCACTCTACGAAACTATTAGCTGGTTGCGGTTGGCATACACGAGACAGTTAATTAATGGCGAACAATCAGTTAAGCTAAAGCAAATCATTGACGAACTATCTCCTAAATTAAATGCATACTTAAGATCATTAGAAGATAGATAA
- a CDS encoding glycoside hydrolase family 57 protein, protein MAIGYVALVLHAHLPFVRHPESDYVLEEEWLYEAITETYIPLLQVFEGLKQDGIDFKITMSMTPPLVSMLQDPLLQERYDHHLAMLEELAELEGEHNTHNGHIRYLAEHYASEFNKARQLWERYDGDLVTAFKQFQDSNNLEIITCGATHGYLPLMKMYPQAVWAQIQVACEHYEQTFGRAPRGIWLPECAYYEGLERMLADAGLRYFLTDGHGILYARPRPRFGSYAPIFTETGVAAFGRDHESSQQVWSSEVGYPGAAEYREFYKDLGWEADYEYIKPYIMPNGQRKNTGIKYHKITGRGLGLSDKALYDPYWAREKAAEHAGNFMYNRERQVEHLHGMMHRPPIIVSPYDAELFGHWWYEGPWFIDYLFRKSWYDQGTYQMTHLADYLVANPTQQICQPSQSSWGYKGFHEYWLNETNAWIYPHLHKAAERMIELSRREPADELEWRALNQAAREVLLAQSSDWAFIMRTGTMVPYAVRRTRSHLMRFNKLYEDINIGKIDSGWLEKVESMDNIFPKVNYRVYRPL, encoded by the coding sequence ATGGCTATTGGCTACGTTGCCCTTGTTCTCCACGCCCATTTACCCTTTGTTCGTCATCCCGAAAGCGATTACGTACTCGAAGAAGAGTGGCTTTACGAAGCGATTACAGAAACATACATTCCCTTGCTGCAAGTCTTTGAAGGACTTAAGCAAGACGGTATAGATTTCAAAATTACGATGAGCATGACACCGCCATTGGTGTCGATGTTACAAGATCCGCTGCTGCAAGAGCGATACGATCATCACTTAGCCATGTTAGAAGAATTGGCTGAGTTGGAAGGGGAGCATAATACGCACAATGGTCATATTCGCTATTTAGCAGAACACTACGCAAGTGAATTCAACAAAGCACGTCAGTTGTGGGAACGCTATGATGGCGATTTGGTAACAGCATTTAAGCAGTTTCAAGATAGCAATAACTTAGAAATCATTACCTGTGGCGCAACTCATGGCTATTTGCCATTGATGAAAATGTATCCTCAGGCAGTTTGGGCACAAATTCAGGTAGCTTGCGAACACTACGAGCAAACTTTTGGTCGTGCGCCTAGAGGAATTTGGCTGCCTGAATGCGCTTACTATGAAGGCTTAGAGCGAATGTTGGCTGATGCTGGCTTGCGCTACTTCCTCACTGATGGACACGGTATTCTCTACGCCCGTCCGCGCCCGCGTTTTGGCAGTTATGCACCTATTTTTACTGAAACTGGTGTTGCTGCATTTGGACGCGATCACGAATCTTCACAGCAGGTTTGGTCATCAGAAGTGGGTTATCCTGGTGCGGCAGAATATCGCGAGTTTTATAAAGATCTTGGCTGGGAAGCTGATTACGAATACATCAAACCATACATCATGCCCAATGGACAGCGCAAAAATACGGGCATCAAATATCATAAAATCACTGGTCGCGGTTTAGGTTTATCGGATAAAGCACTTTACGATCCCTATTGGGCGCGGGAAAAAGCCGCAGAACACGCGGGTAATTTCATGTATAATCGCGAACGCCAAGTTGAGCATTTGCATGGGATGATGCATCGACCACCAATCATTGTGTCACCTTATGATGCTGAATTATTCGGTCACTGGTGGTATGAAGGTCCTTGGTTTATCGATTACTTGTTCCGCAAGTCTTGGTACGATCAAGGCACTTATCAAATGACGCACTTGGCAGATTATTTAGTTGCCAATCCAACACAGCAAATTTGTCAACCTTCGCAATCGAGTTGGGGTTACAAAGGTTTTCACGAATATTGGTTAAATGAAACCAATGCTTGGATTTATCCACACTTGCATAAAGCTGCGGAACGGATGATTGAACTATCACGCCGAGAACCTGCAGATGAACTAGAATGGCGGGCATTAAACCAAGCTGCAAGAGAAGTATTACTAGCACAATCATCAGACTGGGCGTTTATTATGCGCACAGGAACAATGGTTCCTTATGCAGTAAGAAGAACGCGATCGCATTTGATGCGTTTTAATAAACTCTACGAAGATATCAACATCGGTAAAATCGATAGCGGCTGGTTGGAAAAAGTAGAGTCAATGGACAATATTTTCCCTAAAGTTAACTACCGCGTGTATCGTCCGCTTTAA
- the devC gene encoding ABC transporter permease DevC, translating into MLPKWLRRTPLAWRQLLKEKTRLLVALAGIGFADMLMFVQLGLLDSLLDSATKPHQNLHADLVLINPQFQTLIDVKSFSRIRLQQALAVDGVASVRSLYTGNAQWRNPDTLLNRGIMVWGIDPVNPAFNFPEINPHLDQLKQLDRLVFDRASRPEYGAIAELVKQQGTLQAQVNNRTVQTVGLFTLGASFGADGNIITSDSTFFRLFPERQPDQIDVGLMNLEPKADVETVKAALQASLPNDVKVMTPQEFTQIEINYWETGGTGFIFGQGVVVGFIVGIVIVYQILYSDVSDHLPEYATLKAMGYSDRYLLTVLMQEALLLAALGFIPGFLLSLGLYQITYMATLLPIAMKLERAAFVLLLTIIMCSVSGAIAMRKLQSADPADVF; encoded by the coding sequence ATGCTTCCTAAATGGCTGCGCCGTACACCCTTAGCATGGCGACAACTCCTCAAAGAAAAAACTCGCCTGCTTGTAGCATTAGCAGGAATAGGCTTTGCAGATATGCTGATGTTTGTACAGTTGGGATTACTAGATTCACTTCTAGATTCAGCGACAAAACCCCATCAGAATCTCCACGCCGATTTGGTATTGATTAATCCACAGTTTCAAACGCTGATTGATGTGAAAAGCTTTTCGAGAATTCGATTGCAACAAGCTTTAGCAGTTGATGGTGTGGCTTCAGTGCGATCGCTCTACACTGGTAATGCGCAATGGCGGAATCCTGACACGCTTCTGAATCGAGGTATTATGGTATGGGGTATTGATCCAGTAAACCCAGCGTTTAACTTTCCCGAAATTAATCCACATTTGGATCAGTTGAAGCAACTAGATCGGTTAGTATTTGATCGCGCTTCTCGACCAGAGTACGGGGCGATTGCTGAATTAGTTAAACAACAAGGAACTCTACAAGCACAAGTTAATAATCGCACTGTTCAAACAGTAGGTTTATTTACACTCGGGGCTTCTTTTGGTGCAGATGGTAACATCATCACTAGTGATTCTACTTTCTTCCGGCTATTTCCAGAGCGTCAGCCAGATCAAATTGATGTTGGGTTGATGAACTTAGAACCAAAAGCAGACGTTGAAACTGTCAAAGCAGCACTCCAAGCTAGTTTACCAAATGATGTAAAGGTAATGACTCCGCAAGAATTTACCCAGATTGAAATTAACTACTGGGAAACTGGAGGTACTGGTTTTATTTTTGGGCAAGGTGTTGTTGTTGGCTTTATTGTCGGTATTGTGATTGTTTACCAAATTCTCTATTCCGATGTTTCCGATCACTTACCAGAGTACGCGACATTAAAAGCAATGGGATACAGCGATCGCTACTTACTCACTGTATTAATGCAAGAAGCTTTACTTTTAGCCGCATTAGGTTTTATTCCTGGATTCTTGTTATCTCTAGGACTTTATCAAATCACATACATGGCGACATTGCTACCAATTGCAATGAAGTTAGAACGCGCCGCCTTTGTACTGTTACTCACAATTATTATGTGTAGTGTTTCCGGTGCGATCGCCATGCGTAAACTACAATCCGCCGATCCCGCTGATGTGTTTTAG
- a CDS encoding TetR/AcrR family transcriptional regulator, with product MPKIVDHDQYRKELLTKCFDLFATKGYASVTMRQIAQEIGVSTGTLYHYFPSKQALFWQLYDEFNERDTASMNAVLNNIHTLQERITAIFDYIAQNEDYFFKQFLITGDFYQQQDREEILANETLKRNYKLNQEFVAKALETDDPAVVNFAMCLATGIMVVRLFEGNVVEYAEQAQLFHKMLTLYLQDVSLKSW from the coding sequence ATGCCCAAAATTGTTGACCATGACCAATATCGCAAAGAGTTACTCACAAAATGCTTTGATTTATTTGCAACTAAAGGTTACGCCTCGGTAACAATGCGTCAAATAGCCCAAGAAATAGGAGTATCAACAGGAACTCTATATCATTACTTTCCGAGTAAGCAAGCTTTATTTTGGCAGCTATATGACGAATTTAATGAACGAGACACTGCAAGTATGAATGCCGTATTGAATAATATTCATACTTTACAAGAACGAATTACAGCAATTTTTGATTACATTGCCCAGAACGAAGATTATTTCTTCAAACAATTTCTGATTACAGGCGACTTTTATCAACAACAAGATCGCGAGGAAATTTTAGCAAATGAAACCCTCAAGCGCAACTATAAGTTAAATCAAGAGTTTGTTGCCAAAGCTTTGGAGACTGACGATCCGGCTGTAGTTAATTTTGCAATGTGTTTAGCAACAGGAATTATGGTTGTACGTTTATTTGAAGGCAATGTTGTTGAATATGCTGAGCAAGCACAACTGTTTCATAAAATGCTAACGCTTTATTTACAAGATGTATCGCTTAAAAGTTGGTAA
- a CDS encoding VOC family protein has product MGITGLFHIAIKTNDLDATIDFYTQLGLRKVERPDFGYPGAWLACATPGGEAIIHIYAGGAALGTEGKAPLGTAAIDHISLTATGFHQFRQKFQQANIEWREFIVPGTNLWQLFVYDPNGVQLELTFDGAFEEEPQPDMSLGKAYVAGSNFFKARN; this is encoded by the coding sequence ATGGGCATTACAGGATTATTTCACATTGCCATCAAAACAAACGACTTAGACGCAACTATTGATTTTTATACTCAGTTAGGATTACGTAAAGTAGAGCGACCTGATTTTGGTTATCCTGGTGCTTGGTTGGCGTGTGCAACTCCTGGAGGCGAAGCAATTATCCATATTTATGCAGGAGGTGCAGCATTAGGAACAGAAGGAAAAGCACCCTTAGGAACCGCAGCAATTGACCACATTTCACTCACAGCGACAGGTTTCCATCAGTTTCGCCAAAAGTTTCAACAAGCCAATATAGAATGGCGTGAATTTATTGTTCCTGGAACAAATTTGTGGCAATTGTTTGTTTATGACCCCAATGGCGTGCAATTAGAGTTAACATTTGATGGTGCATTTGAAGAAGAACCGCAACCTGATATGTCACTAGGAAAAGCATACGTTGCAGGTAGTAACTTTTTTAAAGCTAGGAACTAA
- a CDS encoding ABC exporter membrane fusion protein has translation MALGLFSKGANRKLIGLIVLAMLTGGIAYYGISQFGQRRTPQPTATVPIVKRVTALGRIEPEGEVIRLSAPLALDGDRISQILVQEGDRVQTGQVVAVLDSRDRLQDALQQAQQQVKVTQARLAQVKAGAKRGQIQAQQATITRLEAELAGEIAAQNAAIARWQSEVRNANAEYNRFQQLYRQGAIAASSLDNKRLIAETAQAQLDEAQQTQSKTIESLQAQLKEARANLNQISEVRPVDIQAAQTEVEEAIASVNRARTDLAQAYIKAPRSGQILRIHARVGEKISDSGIADLAQTDTMLVIAEVYQTDISKVKPGQTAIVTSEAINGKLQGVVSHVGLQVDRQNVFSNQPGENLDRRVVEVKIRLNPTDSQQVTGLTNLQVQTAIDL, from the coding sequence ATGGCGCTTGGGCTATTCTCTAAAGGAGCAAATCGCAAGTTAATTGGGTTAATTGTTTTAGCAATGCTTACCGGAGGTATTGCATATTATGGAATTTCTCAGTTTGGACAAAGAAGGACACCTCAACCTACTGCAACGGTTCCCATTGTTAAAAGAGTCACCGCTTTAGGAAGAATCGAACCTGAAGGTGAAGTCATTCGCTTATCTGCACCATTAGCGTTAGATGGCGATCGCATTTCCCAAATTCTCGTTCAAGAAGGTGATAGAGTGCAAACAGGACAAGTTGTAGCAGTATTAGATTCACGCGATCGCCTGCAAGATGCCTTGCAACAAGCCCAACAACAAGTTAAAGTCACTCAAGCACGACTCGCACAAGTTAAAGCAGGTGCAAAACGCGGACAAATTCAAGCCCAGCAAGCCACAATTACGCGACTAGAAGCTGAACTCGCAGGTGAAATTGCTGCCCAAAATGCCGCGATCGCTCGTTGGCAATCAGAAGTTCGTAACGCCAATGCAGAGTATAATCGCTTTCAACAGTTGTATCGACAAGGTGCTATTGCAGCATCTAGCTTAGATAACAAACGTTTAATTGCTGAAACCGCCCAAGCCCAACTTGACGAGGCGCAACAAACTCAAAGTAAAACGATAGAATCTCTCCAAGCGCAACTCAAAGAAGCACGCGCAAACCTAAATCAAATCTCAGAAGTCCGCCCAGTTGATATTCAAGCCGCCCAAACTGAAGTTGAAGAAGCGATCGCCTCAGTTAACCGCGCCCGCACTGATTTAGCACAAGCCTACATCAAAGCACCAAGATCAGGACAAATTCTCAGAATTCACGCGCGAGTCGGCGAGAAAATTAGCGATTCTGGAATTGCCGATTTAGCCCAAACTGATACCATGCTAGTGATAGCAGAAGTATACCAAACCGACATCAGCAAAGTCAAGCCAGGACAAACCGCAATTGTTACCAGCGAAGCGATTAACGGCAAACTTCAAGGAGTTGTATCGCACGTAGGTTTACAAGTCGATCGCCAAAATGTTTTCAGCAATCAGCCAGGAGAAAATCTCGATCGTCGCGTCGTTGAAGTCAAAATTCGCCTTAATCCTACAGATAGTCAACAAGTTACTGGGTTAACAAATTTACAAGTACAAACAGCAATTGATCTTTAA
- a CDS encoding NAD(P)/FAD-dependent oxidoreductase — translation MSKPLRIAVIGAGVAGCLIVRGLQQLEVEIFCIEKGPEENLLAGTGLNVGPNALKILQQIDPELAAALQTAGTSLPWNSWKAGLTDGRVIFDLPLLQVADNPGIRIRWSQLYRQMRSHLTNVYYNTTVVEMGYTHSSAPLYLVVADQVTGKRHQFHEIDLILGCDGRYSQVRQTFIDTPQPAHLGTCIYRLLVPNTPQLIDDYQQWFHNGSRLLAFSIPGDEVYIAGSFPIAADLVIPETAKSPDFLWQCYKPQQGYSQVCEFLVAAICENIAQIHWARIQEIPPAFGDARGHILCLGDSSHAMFPTLGQGATQAFEDGCFFVAQVRRYLAHQRNFSVPALVESFTATRRDRIKFVQQFSRDASDSLLAGSNPITELQAKTQNSFLEKLRRLYCDTPNCD, via the coding sequence ATGAGCAAACCACTGCGAATTGCGGTAATTGGGGCGGGTGTGGCTGGCTGTTTGATTGTGAGAGGATTGCAGCAATTAGAAGTAGAAATTTTCTGTATTGAAAAAGGACCAGAAGAAAATCTTTTAGCAGGAACAGGGTTAAATGTAGGTCCAAACGCACTCAAAATCCTACAACAGATCGATCCTGAATTAGCAGCAGCATTGCAAACAGCAGGAACAAGTTTGCCGTGGAATTCCTGGAAAGCAGGGTTAACCGATGGTAGAGTGATTTTTGATTTACCGTTGTTGCAAGTAGCAGATAATCCTGGAATTCGGATTCGCTGGTCACAATTGTATCGACAAATGCGATCGCATCTGACCAACGTTTATTACAATACCACCGTCGTAGAGATGGGTTATACGCACTCATCAGCACCTTTATATTTAGTTGTTGCAGATCAAGTTACTGGAAAACGTCATCAATTTCACGAAATTGACCTTATTCTTGGTTGTGATGGACGCTATTCCCAAGTACGACAGACATTTATTGATACACCCCAACCTGCACATTTAGGAACTTGCATTTATCGTTTACTCGTTCCCAACACACCACAATTAATTGATGATTACCAGCAGTGGTTTCACAATGGTTCGCGCTTGCTTGCTTTTAGTATTCCTGGAGATGAAGTATACATTGCAGGTTCGTTTCCTATTGCAGCTGATTTAGTCATTCCAGAAACAGCAAAATCACCTGATTTTTTATGGCAATGCTACAAACCACAGCAAGGCTATAGTCAAGTTTGTGAGTTTTTAGTTGCTGCGATTTGCGAAAATATCGCACAAATTCATTGGGCAAGAATTCAAGAAATTCCTCCAGCGTTTGGTGATGCACGGGGTCATATACTATGTTTAGGCGATAGCTCTCATGCCATGTTTCCAACTTTAGGACAAGGCGCAACGCAAGCTTTTGAAGATGGTTGTTTTTTTGTGGCGCAAGTGCGTCGTTATTTAGCACATCAGCGAAACTTCTCTGTACCTGCATTAGTCGAGAGTTTTACAGCAACACGACGCGATCGCATCAAATTTGTCCAGCAGTTCTCCCGTGATGCTAGCGATTCGCTGTTAGCTGGTTCTAACCCCATAACGGAACTGCAAGCAAAAACTCAAAATTCATTTCTAGAAAAGTTGAGGCGTTTGTATTGCGACACGCCTAATTGTGATTAA